The window TGGGAGGCAGGGACAAGGAGAATGATTACCATCCCCTGATCCCCCTGGTCAGGGACCGCGTCAGGGGCATTCTGGCTATCGGCGAATCCAGGGAAAAGGTGGATCGGTTTTTCCGGCAGATCGTTCCGGTTTATTGTTTCGATTCTTTCAAGGGAGCGGTGCAGCAGGGTTTTTCCCTGGCTGCTCCGGGAGACACGGTGCTGTTGTCTCCGGCCTGCGCCAGTTTCGATATGTTTCAAAGCTATGCCCATCGCGGGCAGGTTTTCAAACAGCTTGTTCAGGAGCTCAAGGATGCCGAGGGCTAGGAACTACGATCAGATTCTCTTTCTAACGGTGGTGATGCTCATCGGCCTGGGGCTGGTCATGGTGTACAGTTCAAGCGCACTGGTGGCCGAGGGTTCCCGCTACCAGGTGTCGCCCTTTTACTTCCTGAAGAAACAGGCCCTGTATGCCGGGCTGGCCATGCTGGTTCTCTTTTGCACGATGTCTGTTCCCTATGGCTGGTGGCGTACCTGGACCTATGTGATCCTTCTGTCGTCGCTCATCCTGCTGATGCTGGTCTTCCTTCCCGCTCTGGGAAGACAGTCCGGCGGAGCCATGCGGTGGCTGAATCTTGCCGGTATCACCTTTCAACCGGCTGAGATTGCCAAATTTGCCCTGATGCTGTATCTGGCGCATTTTCTGACCAAAAAGGCGGAAGCAATCGGAAATATGAAGGCCATATTTCTGCCGCTGTGCATTGTCCTTGGCTTTTCGCTTCTCCTGATTGTGAAGCAGCCGGACCTTGGCACCAGTGTGCTGGTTATGGCCGTAGCCTTTGCCCTGATCTTTGCCGCAGGAGCCAGAAAAAGCCACCTTTTCGGGCTGGGCCTGCTATTTCTGACAGTTCTGGCGGGACGGATTTACCTGATCGATTATCAATGGCGAAGAATCGTGACCTTCCTGGACCCCTGGAAAGACCCGAAAAAGGGAGGATATCAGATAATTCAATCCTTATGTGCCCTGGGCACCGGAGGGTGGTTTGGTCTGGGTCTGGGACAGGGAATCCAAAAGCGGGGGTATCTTCCCGAAGCGCATACGGATTTCATTTTTTCCGTTATTGGCGAGGAGCTTGGCCTGATCGGTGCACTGGCTGTTCTGGTCCTGTTCGGGGTGTTCATCTGGCGGGGATTCAGGATCAGCCGCCAGAGCAAGGACCCCTTTGCCTGTTACCTGGCCCTGGGAGTCACCTGTCTGATCGGCCTGCAGGCGCTGATTAATGTCGGCGTAGCCGCAGGAGTATTACCAACCAAGGGGCTGCCCCTGCCATTTGTCAGTTACGGCGGCTCTTCCCTGGTGGTGAATGCTGTAGCTGCGGGAATTTTACTGAATATCTCTCAACATGCGTAAGATGCATCGAAAGCCGAAAAGGCCGGACTCACCTGATCTTCTTTTCGGCATATTGGCTGGAAAAGTTCGATGATGGAAATGAAAAATTTTGATTATAGCGAATTTACGGAAGAAAAACGATGAACATCATCCTGGCTGGCGGAGGAACAGGCGGGCATCTGTATCCCGGAGTGGCTATTGCCCAGGAGTTTCGGAGGCAGAGGCCGGATTCCCAGATTCTGTTTTGCATAACCAGGCGAAAGATCGACCAGCAGATTATTTCCGAAGAAGGATGGAGATACAGTACACTGCCGGTCGAAAGTTTCCGGGGTGTTTCCTGGCGTACCGTGCGGGCTTTGGGGGGTCTTGCCTGGAGCATCCGGCAGGCAGGCCGTCTGGTGCAGAGCTTTCATCCATTGCTGATCATCGGCCTTGGGGCGTACCCTTCGGTTCCGATGATCGTGGCCGGAAAATGGCACAGGGTTCCGCTCGTCATCCAGGAGCAGAACATTTTTCCCGGAGGAGCGAATAAGATGCTGGCCAGATGGGCTGAGCGGGTGTTTATCTCATTTGCGGGTACGGAAAAGTATTTTCCTTCCGTGCCCGACGAGAGAATCATCCTGACCGGAAACCCTGTCCGCCAGGCAGCAGCCGGGAGTGAGGGTGAGAGTAACAGCAGTTTTCGGTCACTGCTTGGCCTGGAAGAAGGGAAATTCACCCTGCTGATCTTTGGCGGGAGCAAAGGTGCGCACAGGATCAACGAGGCGGTGCTGGAAGGGCTGGCCGGCCTTCCCAAGGGGCTTGGTGAGAAGCTTCAGATCATCCACCAGACCGGGCAGGAGGATTTTTACCGTGTGCAGCAGCACTATCAGGAACTTCCGGTCAGGGCAACAGCCCTGCCCTTCATCTACCGGATGATGGAAGCCTATCAGTCGGCGGACCTGGTAGTCTGCCGGGCCGGGGCCACCACCGTGGCCGAGATCACCCTGATGGGCAAAGCGGCCATCATGATCCCCTATCCGTATGCGGTTAACGATCATCAGGCCATGAACGCCGCAGAGCTCCAGAAAGTGGGTGCTGCGGAAATGATTCTGGAACGGGATCTTACGGGTGCCGGTTTGTGGGCCAGGATACAGACATTGATGGAGCATCCCCAGATGCTGGCCAAAATGCAGGAAGAGTCAAAACGGCTGGGGAAGCCGGAGGCGGCATCGAGGATCGTGCAGGAATGCCTGAAGGTAGTTGGAGAGAAGTCAGGAGTCAGGAGCCAGGAGCCAGAATAAAAGAGTAAGGGCAAAGAATTATGCACTGGAAGATCAACCACATACATTTTATCGGCATTGGCGGTATCGGCATGAGCGGTCTGGCCGGGTTGCTCCACAACCTGGGCTTTCGGGTGAGCGGATCGGATATTGCCGAATCGGAAAATACCCTGCACTTGCGCAAGCTCGGCGTCGCCGTGACCATTGGCCATCATCCTGACAATATCGGCTCTGCCGATGTGGTGGTCTATTCTTCAGCCATCCGGCAGGATAACCCTGAGCTTCTGGCCGCTCGAAACTCCACTGCTCCGCTTATCCCCAGAGCGGAAATGCTGGCTGAGCTGATGCGCATGAAGTACGGCATTGCCATTGCCGGAACTCATGGGAAAACCACTACCACCTCGATGATCGCCACGGTGCTGGCCGAGGGCGGCCTTGATCCCACTGCCGTCATCGGCGGCAGGTTGGCCAGTTTTGGCAGCAATGCCTGGCTGGGGCAGGGGGATTTTCTGGTGGCCGAGGCGGATGAAAGTGACGGCTCCTTTTTGCAATTGAGCCCTGCCATTGCCGTGGTCACTACCCTGGATGAAGAGCATATGGACTATTACGGCTCACTGGATCGGTTGAAGGCCGCCTTCCTGGATTTCATCAATAAGGTGCCTTTCTACGGAACCGCAGTCATCTGCCTGGATCAGGGGAATATTCAGGCCCTGGTGCCTGACATCCGGAAACGGTATATCTCCTATGGTCTGATCAGCCGGACGGACCTTACGGCTTCAGCCATCGAGGCCGCAGGGCTGCAATCTTCCTTTGAGGTTATCTGGAAGGAACAAAAACTTGGCCGGATGGTGCTGAACGTGCCGGGAATCCATAACGTCTATAATTCCCTGGCTGCTACAGCCGTAGGTCTTGACCTTGGACTTTCCTTTGACACTATCCGGGAGGGCCTGGCTGCCTTCCGGGGAGCGGACCGGCGATTCCAGATCAAGGCCAGGGTGAACAACACCTATGTGGTCGATGATTACGGGCATCATCCTGCGGAGATACAGGCTACTCTGGCCACAGCCAGGAGCGTTCTGGCCACTGAAGCGGAAGGGGCAGTAACGGGCCGCCGCCTGATCGTGATCTTCCAGCCTCACCGCTACACCAGAACCAGGGATTTGCTGGCGGAGTTCGCTACTGCCTTTTACCAGTCCGATACCCTGATCATCACGGATATCTATCCGGCTGGAGAAAGGCCGATCGAGGGCATCAATGCCCTGGCAATGGCCGAAGGGGTCAGACAGAGCGGCCATACGGATGTGCACTACATTCCTGACAAGGATGAGATACCGGCCCTGATCGGACATATGGTCCGGCCCGGAGATATGATTCTGACCCTGGGTGCCGGAGATATCTGGAAGCTCGATTCCCGGATCGTGGCCCTGGTCGAGGAGAAATTTTCATGATGAGTCGGAGCTTTGCGGACCGGCTGACAAGCGCTTTTCCGGGAGAGGTGAAATTTCAGGAACCCATGAAATATCATACCTCGTTCGGTATCGGGGGGCCGGCTGAGTGCCTGGCCACAGTAAAGAGCCTCGATGAATTGCGCCTGCTCCTTTCCCTGGCCGATGAATACCGGCAGCCGGTCTTTATTCTGGGCAGGGGAACCAATATCCTGGTGCGGGATGGAGGAATCCGGGGGCTGGTGATCCGCCTGGATGGAGAATTTACCAAGGCCGGAGTGCAGAGACATGAACTTATCGGCGGTGCCGCCTGCCCCCTCTCTTCGCTGCTTCGGCTGTCGGTTCAGCACAAGTTGTCCGGCCTGGAATTTGCTACTGGTATTCCGGGGGCTTTCGGTGGAGCAGTATGCATGAATGCAGGTTCGGCTGAAGAAGGGATAGGGTCTCTGGTCAGGGACATCCATCTGGTCTATGCAGATGGATCGACCGGAGTGCTGCCAGCCGGGAGCCTGAATTTCTCCTATCGCCACTGCTCCCTGCCGGAGGGGAGTATCATTACTGCTATCGCTCTTCAGCTCAGCCAGGTTGAGCATAAGGAGATCATCCTGGCCAGGATCAAAGAGCGGTATACGGAGCGGCTGAAATCCCAGCCCCTGCGGGACCGGTCGGCAGGCTGCATATTCAGGAATCCGCCGGGCGAATCAGCGGGCAGGCTGATTGATCAGGCCGGGCTGAAAGGGCTTTCGATCGGTGGTGCGCAAATCTCGACCATTCATGCCAATTTTATCATCAACCGGGAGGGAGCTTCCTGTTTCGATGTTGTACGGTTAATCGATGTGATCCGGGAAAAAGTCTATCAATCCTCTGGTTTTACTTTGGAGACAGAGGTTCTGCTCGTGGGAGAAGGATGAGAGAATCGAGATCGTGGAGAATGATGAACCAGACAACTGCTGATAAAGGATTAAGAATAATGCCTAAGAAGAATTTATCTGAGATGAAAATTGCTGTACTCATGGGAGGCACCTCTTCGGAGCGTGAAGTATCGCTCAGGACAGGGCGTGCCATCGAAAATGCGTTGAGAAGCCAGGGGTTTCAGGTAGTGGGTATCGATGCTGACGGCCAGATTGCCAATAAACTGACAGCCGAGCGGATTGATCTGGTATTTTTGGCTCTGCACGGAAAGAACGGAGAGGATGGATCGGTTCAGGGGCTTTTAGAGATCATGGGGATACCGTACACCGGCTCCAATGTTCTGGCCAGCGCTCTTGCCTTTCATAAGGCCAGGACCAAAGCTGTGTTGAGTTTCCATAATATCCCTACGCCAAGGTTTGCGGTCTTGAGTCAGGCGGATTTTTTATCTCAGCCGGAAGAAACCGAAAAGCTGGTCTGGAAGTATCCGGTCATCGTCAAACCCTGTGAGGAGGGATCCACCTTTGGTGTTTCTCTGGTGAGGTCTCCCGCTGACCTGGAAGCTGCCTGCGCCCATGCCTTCCGGTATGGCAGGGAAGCCCTGATCGAGGATTTCATCGATGGACGGGAAGTTACGGTAGGGATTTTGGGCAATCAGACCCTGCCGGTGGTAGAGGTTATTCCCCTGTCAGGGTTTTATGACTATGAATCCAAGTATACGCCGGGGAAAACGGAATACGTCGTGCCTGCCCGGCTTGAGGAAAACCTCTATCAGCAGGTTCAATACTGGGGATTGCAGGCTCATCGGGCGCTTGGGTGCAGGGGCGTATCGAGGGTGGATATCCGGATCGACCGGCAGGGGAACCCCTTTGTGCTGGAGGTCAATACCATTCCCGGTATGACCGAAACAAGCCTTTTGCCCAAGGCGGCCAGGGTGGCCGGGATTTCGTTTGAGGAACTGGTGAAAAGGATTCTTGTTTCAGCTTGTGAGCAGGACTGATACAAATACACAGGGAAATGCCATGAGTACCTGGAAGAAGAGACTGTTTATCGCAACCCTGACAGCCCTGACCTGCTCTCTGGCAGTGTGGGGCGGGTACCGGCTCCTGGACAGGATTCAAACGTTCCGGGTATCCAGGATTACCCTTGCCGGAGCAGAGCGGTGTGATACGAGGAAGATCGGGGAATTGGCCTTTTCAGCAGCCTATGGCCGGTGTATCTTCAAGGTCAACCTGCCGGACCTGTATCAGCAGATCCGGTCCGACGGATGGATCAGGAATTTATCCATTCGCCGGGTTATGCCTTCCACCCTGGAGATTCAGATCGAGGAGCGGGTGCCTTTTGGTATTCTTCATGCCGATCAGCTCTTTCTGGTGGATAGAGAGGGTGTACTGATTACGGCCATAGGGAACAAAAAGGCATGGAAGAGCCTGCCGCTTATCAGGGGGCTGGATTTGAAGGGGGCTGGCGCAGGCTGTAAGCCTGACTCTCCCGGGCTGGAGTCAGCCCTGAATGCCCTTGCTCTGATGCAGGAAATGAGAGCCCCGTGGCTGGCAAAGTTTCGGGAAATATCGGTAAAGAGTCCGGAGAATCTCATTCTCTCCAGCCAGGGGAAAGGCTGTGAGATCCGGCTTGGGAGCAGTAACCTGCGGGAGAACCTCCAGTATTTGAAGTCCGCCTGGAGCACCATCCAGGCCAGTGTGTCCGGTATTCAATATATTGACCTGAGATACAAGAATCAGCTTATTATCAAACCACACAAGCATATTGGTTAACTCTCCGAAAAAGGAGGTGAGGGAAATGGTTAAGAAAGATAACCTTATTGTAGGGCTGGATATTGGCACAACCAAGATTTGTACTATTATCGGAGAGGTTGGCAGCCGGGGTGAGATCGATATCATCGGCCTTGGCCTCAGCCCTTCCCACGGATTGCGCAAGGGAGTGGTCATCGACCTTGAAAGCACGGTCGAATCCATCAAAAGATCGGTCCATGAGGCGCAGGTCATGTCCGGCATTCAGGTGGATTCAGCCTATGTCGGCATTGCCGGAGGGCATATCAGGGGCATCAACAGCCGGGGGGTGATTGCTATTTTAGGCAAGAACCGGGAGATCACCCAGAACGATATCGACCGGGTCATCGATGCTGCCAAGGCTGTAGCTTTGCCCGTGGACCGGGAGGTGATCCATGTCCTGCCGCAGGAGTATATCGTCGATAATCAGGACAAGATCAAGCAGCCTCTGGGAATGAGCGGGGTCCGGCTGGAGGCGGAAGTCCATATCGTGACCGGAGCCATTACTTCCGCCCAGAATATTATCAAAAGTGTCAACCGTGCCGGGCTTGAGGTAAAGGATATCATTCTGGAGCAGCTCGCTTCCAGCGAGGCTACCCTGACCCATGATGAAAAGGAACTGGGCGTGGCGGTGATCGATATTGGAGGAGGGACCACGGATTTAGCCATTTTCGTGGATGGAAGCATCCGGCACACGGCTGTTATTTCACTTGGCGGGGACAACTTTACCCACGATATTGCCGTAGGTTTGAGGACCCCTAACCAGGAGGCCGAACAGATAAAAAGAGAGTACGGGTGTGTGATGGCCGCCCTGCTGGATGGGGAGGAAACGATCGATGTGCCCACAGTCGGAAGGCGAAGGCCCCGGACCGTATCGCGTCAGGTACTGGCGGAAATTATGGAACCCAGGGCTGAGGAGATTTTCGGACTGGTTGACCGGGAGATCAAGAGCAGCGGCTATGGTGATCTGATTCCGGCAGGAGTGGTCATTACCGGCGGCTCGTCGCTCATGGCCGGGATGGTGGAAATTTCCGAACAGATTTTTGACTTACCCGTGCGGATAGGCATCCCAACCGGCTTTGGCGGGCTGGCGGATGTGGTCAGAAGTCCTGAATACTCCACCGGGGTGGGCCTGATTCTCTATGGATGGAAGAGCGGTCAAAAAAAGGTTAATTTCAAGACTCAACAGAGCGATAGTCACCTTTTCCAAAACATTCTCAAGCGGATGAAAGACTGGATGAAGGATTTCTTTTAAAAGCAGGAGTCAGGAGTCAGGAGTCAGGAGTCAGAAAAAAAGAGTATTTCATCTGACTCCTGACTTCTGGCTCCTGACTTCTGACTTCTTAATGCTTATAAAGGAGGGCATGGTGATGCCAATAGATCTTGAAGAGAATTACGAATGTTCAGCGAATATCAAGGTAATCGGGGTGGGAGGAGGCGGAAGCAACGCTGTCAACCGGATGATTAACTCCAAAATGCAGGGTGTGGAGTTTTACGTGGTAAATACCGACTTACAGGCACTCAGAAATTCTCCGGCGGTAAACCGGCTGCAACTGGGCGCCAGGCTGACCCGGGGATTGGGGGCCGGAGCAAATCCGGAAATCGGCCGCAAGGCTGCCCAGGAGGATGAGGAAAAGATTCTGGAAGTTGTCCAGGGAGCGGATATGCTTTTTATCACCGCCGGTATGGGAGGCGGCACCGGGACCGGTGCAGCTCCGGTGATTTCCAATATTGCCAAAAAGGCCGGTATTCTGACCGTGGCTGTGGTGACCAAGCCTTTTATCTTCGAGGGGAAAAGAAGGATGATGCAGGCCGAAAAAGGGCTTGAGGAGCTGAAGGCAGCCGTTGACTCTCTGGTCACGATCCCCAATCAGCGGCTTTTGAACATCATCGAACCTCAGACCTCGATGAGGAGTGCCTTCAGCATGGCGGATGAAATTCTGCACCAGGCAGTGCAGGGAATTTCGGATCTGATTACCAAGCATGGAGAGATTAACCTGGATTTTGCCGATGTTAAGACCATCATGTCGGAAAAAGGAACCGCTCTGATGGGCACCGGCATTGCCAGAGGAGAAAAGCGGGCTTTAGAGGCGACCAAGAAGGCCATATCGAGTCCTCTGCTGGAGGATAACTCTCTCGAAGGTGCCCGTGGGGTTCTCCTGAACATCACCGGCGGAAGCGACCTGACCCTGTGGGAAGTGAACGAGGCATCGTCAGCTATTTCCGAGCTGGTTCACGAGGATGCCAATATCATTTTCGGTTCCGTGCATGACGAAGGAATGGTGGATGAGGTCCGGGTAACCGTGATCGCCACCGGATTCGACCACCGGGAAGAGAGCGTGCAGAAACTGGAAAACGTGGTAACGCAGGCAGCCAGGCTGAAGCCGGAAAGCTACAATCCCCGAAACCGGGATGTCCCGACCTACCTGCGGACCCAGGACAAGGTCCAGGAGAAATTCCAGGAGAAAAGGGCAGGGAAAAGAGAAGGCCTTGAAAGCCTGTCCTCTTCATCGGGTCCTCGTTTTGCCCGGGGCCGGTCGATAGTCAGTTCGGAGAATCTGGGCCTTCTGGACAATCCGGATAGGGATGAAGACGAGCATCTGAACGTGCCGACTTTCCTCCGGCGTCAGATTGACTGAGAAGAAAGAAAAATCAACGGATTAAGGGCTAAAAAGGGCAGGTTTTTCCGGATCAGGAGTACCGGATCAGGAGTAGATGTGACCTTGAATGTTTTCGATCGGGTGCTATAATCAGGCAGATCGGGAATCGGTTCTCGACCGTCTGGATCCCTGGACGAAACTGGTCATTCTGTTCGGGTTTTTCGGGGTTGTGTTTTTCTACCCTTCGCCAGGGATCTTATTGTGTACCGGCATATCCCTCGTGCTTTCGGCCAAAGTAGGAAAGATATCAATCGGTTACCTGATCCACCGGTTGAAATTCCTGCTCTGGTTTTTCATCTTCGGCAACCTTTTTTACTTCTTCTTCACCCCTGGCCGGATTCTCTACCAGATTCCGGGGCTGGGGCTCACCGTGACACAGGAAGGAGTGAGGAAGGGGTTAACCCTGATCGCTCAGCTCTGCCTGATGGCCACTGCCTCCTTCCTGCTCCTTGGGACCACTTCCACGGTCAAACTGATAAAATGTGTTCAGTGCATCTTTTACCCTCTCTACCGGCTGGGTATTGCAGTCCCTGACATTACCCTGATGATGGTCATGAGCTTGCGGTTTATCCCGGTGCTGCTCTCGGAAGGAAAGCGGATCACCCAGATTCAGATGAGCCGGGCAGGATATGCCGGGGAAGAGGGATTGATCGGCTATGCCAAAAACCTTGTCCCCCTGATCAGCCCCATATTTTTGTCCACTGTCCGCAAAGCCCAGATTCTGGCCCTGGCCATAGAGCAGCGGGGCTATACCGGAGAGGTGAGCAGGCAGCACTTCTACTTTCCCCGGCTGCACAGACGGGATGTGGCAGCCCTGGTGCTCGCGGGGCTGTTCCTGGCCGGGCTGATTCTCAGGCAGCAGCAGGCAGGGTACATCGTGCGGCCAGGGTGGTGAGCACAAGCCACAATCTGAAGATACGTAAATGTCACCCTATGAAATAAATGTCATCTGTGCATATCATTAAAAAACAGTGTCTTTCTGCCAGATATGAAAAAAATTTCCTGGTTCCTTCCATCGTGAGTTACTCTAAAACATAACCTGCCCAATTAATATTTAACAAGAACAATATATTAGCAATGTATTATATCTGGCCAGTTCGCGGCATCAATCTTGCTTAAAATTTTATTACTCAAACTCCGTAACCTCAAGAGAAATCCCCCCATAGAAGGACCTTATTCTATGATAAGGAACTTTGCTGCTTTCTGTTACTTTTTATTTATCACCTTATTATTTATCACTTTTTATCTATAACGTTTTTTAACATTTTTACTAATTTACGGCCAGAGGGAGGAAAAGGTTCATGAGAGGAAAATTTACTGTTATTTTTATATCACTCCTGGCAGCTTTCCATCTTATGGGTACTGCTGTCGTGGGAAAAACTATCAGGGTGGCGAAAAGCGGAGGAGATTACACCACCATCCAGGCGGCCATCAATAACGCCGCATCTGGAGACACCATCGAGGTCGGTCCGGGGGTATTCACGGAAAACATCGTAATCAACAAAAATGTAATCCTGACCGGTGCAGGGGCAACTACCTGGGTTCCGCAGCCTCCTTCCACCAGTATCGAGCTGCTCAGACCAGAATTGATTTACAAGTATCCGATAAAGATCGGCTGGCCTGACCCCCCGCCGGAAGTCATAAATCCCGGTCTGCTGGAAATCCCGAATATACAGCCGGCATACCAGCCGATTGTCAGGGGGAGAGATGCTGTTTCACTGGCCCTGGCAACTCCGGCCATAACGATAACTTCCCCAGGGCTGATCCTGCAACCAACATCTACTGTTCAAACTCTCGCCAGGGAGATCGACTATCCCGGCCCGACCGCCAGCCTGACCATTAAGATACCCTCGTATGGATCACTGTATACCGGCCCGCAGATCGTCAAGCCCGGATCGATCTTACCCCTGCTGAACGGGAGCGTTATTCAGGGAAAGGGATCGGGGCATGTAGTGACATATAACGGTGTTTCAGGCGGCCAGATCAGCGGGTTTACCATTACCAACAGCGGCACGGGACATGCCGGTATTATCCTGTACTCCAGTTCCAACGTGACTATTGCCTGCAATCGGCTGGTCAATAATAAGGATGGGATCGTGACATCCAATTCCTCTGCCATTATCCGGAATAATGTTTTCGATGAAAATGGCTATGAGGATAATTCGACCTGCGATTACGGCATCTGCTGCCTCAAGTCAACCCTGTCCATTACCAATAACCTGCTCATCAACCAGGAAGTCGGGATTTATGTGGCCTGGGAGGAATCGGGCGGCACAGCGATTGTCAATAATACCATCACCGGCAATCGGTATGATGGGGTCTGGTGCTACCGCTCCGCGCCGGTTATCAAGAATAATATCATCACCCAGAACGGCTATGGCATCTGCGCCATCTATAGCGCCGCTCCGGTCATTTCCTATAATGATGTCTGGGGAAATGGGCAGAACTACAATCAGCAGACCGGCGGGGTAGCCGCTCCGGGACCAGGAGATATTTCCTCAGATCCTTTGTTTATCAATTCCGATGAGGGTAACTATCACCTGGGTCTTCTCTCCCCCTGCCTCGATGCGGGTGATCCGAATCCCATTTACAATGATCCGGATGGAAGCAGAAACGATATGGGCCTCTATGGCGGATTCGGAGGCTCGCTGGGAACTCCGGCAGGCGAGGAAAGCGGCTTTGTTTTTACCGATATCGGCAACATCCCGACCGCTGCGATTCCCCAGGCTCAGTCTGATCCTTCCTGTGGTCTGGCCAAGGTCAGTCAATCCCTGGCTGACAAACTGCGGATTCACCAGTGGGTGGATTGCCCCTTTGGCGGCCAGCTCAGGTTCTTCGGCCAGTTCGGCCCGCTGGATACTGTCGATTTCTACCAGATATTGGCCGCCCGATGGATAAATACCAGCACCGCGCCCGCTGCCGGTGATTACGTACCGCTCAATGATCCGCTGGCCAAGGTGAAGACTACCCTCGATGGGGGAAAGGTCAAGTACGACGTCGTTACTCTGGGTCCGCTCGAGCGGGGTGGTATATCCTCGCTGTATGAATTGAACAAGGGAGCTTACTGGTCACAGTCCGATCTTCGCATGATCTGGAACAGCGCTGCCGTGCCGAACGGGAAATACAGCCTGAAGATCCGGGCCTTCAGGTGGAATGCCGCAAAGACTGGACTGATCGAGGTCACTCCGGGCTCCCCCGATCCCCAGGCTATCGACCCTACTGACATGGATCACCTGACCATCATCGTCAACAACAGCCAGGTGAAAGCCGAGATTCACTGGGTTAAGTATGATCATGGCAATCCTAACTACGATCCTGCCACCGATGGCAACATTCCGGAATGTGCCGTCATTCACCTCAATAATGACCGTGAAAACCTGCGGTTTGTCATTACCGCCTCGCATCCTGAAGGATATCTGGACTATTTCAGCCTGGATTGCCTGTGGGGCAAGAATAAACCGGGCGGGGTAATCGAGTATGAGACATATGCAA is drawn from bacterium and contains these coding sequences:
- the ftsW gene encoding putative lipid II flippase FtsW, with product MPRARNYDQILFLTVVMLIGLGLVMVYSSSALVAEGSRYQVSPFYFLKKQALYAGLAMLVLFCTMSVPYGWWRTWTYVILLSSLILLMLVFLPALGRQSGGAMRWLNLAGITFQPAEIAKFALMLYLAHFLTKKAEAIGNMKAIFLPLCIVLGFSLLLIVKQPDLGTSVLVMAVAFALIFAAGARKSHLFGLGLLFLTVLAGRIYLIDYQWRRIVTFLDPWKDPKKGGYQIIQSLCALGTGGWFGLGLGQGIQKRGYLPEAHTDFIFSVIGEELGLIGALAVLVLFGVFIWRGFRISRQSKDPFACYLALGVTCLIGLQALINVGVAAGVLPTKGLPLPFVSYGGSSLVVNAVAAGILLNISQHA
- the murG gene encoding undecaprenyldiphospho-muramoylpentapeptide beta-N-acetylglucosaminyltransferase yields the protein MNIILAGGGTGGHLYPGVAIAQEFRRQRPDSQILFCITRRKIDQQIISEEGWRYSTLPVESFRGVSWRTVRALGGLAWSIRQAGRLVQSFHPLLIIGLGAYPSVPMIVAGKWHRVPLVIQEQNIFPGGANKMLARWAERVFISFAGTEKYFPSVPDERIILTGNPVRQAAAGSEGESNSSFRSLLGLEEGKFTLLIFGGSKGAHRINEAVLEGLAGLPKGLGEKLQIIHQTGQEDFYRVQQHYQELPVRATALPFIYRMMEAYQSADLVVCRAGATTVAEITLMGKAAIMIPYPYAVNDHQAMNAAELQKVGAAEMILERDLTGAGLWARIQTLMEHPQMLAKMQEESKRLGKPEAASRIVQECLKVVGEKSGVRSQEPE
- the murC gene encoding UDP-N-acetylmuramate--L-alanine ligase; protein product: MHWKINHIHFIGIGGIGMSGLAGLLHNLGFRVSGSDIAESENTLHLRKLGVAVTIGHHPDNIGSADVVVYSSAIRQDNPELLAARNSTAPLIPRAEMLAELMRMKYGIAIAGTHGKTTTTSMIATVLAEGGLDPTAVIGGRLASFGSNAWLGQGDFLVAEADESDGSFLQLSPAIAVVTTLDEEHMDYYGSLDRLKAAFLDFINKVPFYGTAVICLDQGNIQALVPDIRKRYISYGLISRTDLTASAIEAAGLQSSFEVIWKEQKLGRMVLNVPGIHNVYNSLAATAVGLDLGLSFDTIREGLAAFRGADRRFQIKARVNNTYVVDDYGHHPAEIQATLATARSVLATEAEGAVTGRRLIVIFQPHRYTRTRDLLAEFATAFYQSDTLIITDIYPAGERPIEGINALAMAEGVRQSGHTDVHYIPDKDEIPALIGHMVRPGDMILTLGAGDIWKLDSRIVALVEEKFS
- the murB gene encoding UDP-N-acetylmuramate dehydrogenase → MMSRSFADRLTSAFPGEVKFQEPMKYHTSFGIGGPAECLATVKSLDELRLLLSLADEYRQPVFILGRGTNILVRDGGIRGLVIRLDGEFTKAGVQRHELIGGAACPLSSLLRLSVQHKLSGLEFATGIPGAFGGAVCMNAGSAEEGIGSLVRDIHLVYADGSTGVLPAGSLNFSYRHCSLPEGSIITAIALQLSQVEHKEIILARIKERYTERLKSQPLRDRSAGCIFRNPPGESAGRLIDQAGLKGLSIGGAQISTIHANFIINREGASCFDVVRLIDVIREKVYQSSGFTLETEVLLVGEG
- a CDS encoding D-alanine--D-alanine ligase; the encoded protein is MKIAVLMGGTSSEREVSLRTGRAIENALRSQGFQVVGIDADGQIANKLTAERIDLVFLALHGKNGEDGSVQGLLEIMGIPYTGSNVLASALAFHKARTKAVLSFHNIPTPRFAVLSQADFLSQPEETEKLVWKYPVIVKPCEEGSTFGVSLVRSPADLEAACAHAFRYGREALIEDFIDGREVTVGILGNQTLPVVEVIPLSGFYDYESKYTPGKTEYVVPARLEENLYQQVQYWGLQAHRALGCRGVSRVDIRIDRQGNPFVLEVNTIPGMTETSLLPKAARVAGISFEELVKRILVSACEQD
- a CDS encoding cell division protein FtsQ/DivIB — its product is MSTWKKRLFIATLTALTCSLAVWGGYRLLDRIQTFRVSRITLAGAERCDTRKIGELAFSAAYGRCIFKVNLPDLYQQIRSDGWIRNLSIRRVMPSTLEIQIEERVPFGILHADQLFLVDREGVLITAIGNKKAWKSLPLIRGLDLKGAGAGCKPDSPGLESALNALALMQEMRAPWLAKFREISVKSPENLILSSQGKGCEIRLGSSNLRENLQYLKSAWSTIQASVSGIQYIDLRYKNQLIIKPHKHIG
- the ftsA gene encoding cell division protein FtsA — encoded protein: MVKKDNLIVGLDIGTTKICTIIGEVGSRGEIDIIGLGLSPSHGLRKGVVIDLESTVESIKRSVHEAQVMSGIQVDSAYVGIAGGHIRGINSRGVIAILGKNREITQNDIDRVIDAAKAVALPVDREVIHVLPQEYIVDNQDKIKQPLGMSGVRLEAEVHIVTGAITSAQNIIKSVNRAGLEVKDIILEQLASSEATLTHDEKELGVAVIDIGGGTTDLAIFVDGSIRHTAVISLGGDNFTHDIAVGLRTPNQEAEQIKREYGCVMAALLDGEETIDVPTVGRRRPRTVSRQVLAEIMEPRAEEIFGLVDREIKSSGYGDLIPAGVVITGGSSLMAGMVEISEQIFDLPVRIGIPTGFGGLADVVRSPEYSTGVGLILYGWKSGQKKVNFKTQQSDSHLFQNILKRMKDWMKDFF